Proteins encoded together in one Pantoea sp. CCBC3-3-1 window:
- the fruB gene encoding fused PTS fructose transporter subunit IIA/HPr protein, whose amino-acid sequence MFQLELTAIHPGATAGSKEEAIRQVAAALTSAGNVGEGYVNGMLAREQQTSTYLGNGIAIPHGTTDTRDLVLKTGVQVYQFPQGIAWGEDQTAYVVIGIAAKSDEHLALLRQLTHVLSDDSVAEELKTTDSAETLRSLLMGEKQGKEFKFDTSLITLDVATGDLMTLQALNAGRLQQAGAVDSTFVSRVIASQPLNLGQGIWLSDSTEGNLTSAVAVSRAAAPFDVAGEKAALLVTVAVADDRPLDVLNYLSDLLIKQKAERLLSADAAGVLALLTSEVSEQADVLTEEFTIRNEHGLHARPGTALVSVIKQYNCDMTVTNLDGSGKPANGRSLMKVVALGVKKGHRLRFTASGEDARAALDAVGEAIAAGLGEGAS is encoded by the coding sequence ATGTTCCAGCTTGAACTGACCGCCATTCATCCCGGCGCCACGGCCGGGAGTAAAGAAGAAGCTATTCGCCAGGTTGCGGCCGCGTTGACCTCTGCGGGCAACGTTGGAGAAGGGTATGTCAACGGCATGCTTGCCCGAGAGCAGCAGACCTCAACCTACCTGGGCAACGGCATTGCTATCCCACATGGTACGACCGATACGCGCGATCTGGTGTTGAAAACCGGCGTGCAGGTTTATCAGTTTCCGCAGGGTATCGCCTGGGGCGAAGATCAAACTGCCTACGTGGTCATCGGTATCGCCGCCAAATCGGACGAACATCTGGCCTTGCTGCGTCAGCTTACTCACGTGCTGAGTGATGACAGCGTGGCGGAAGAGCTGAAAACCACTGACTCGGCCGAGACGCTGCGCAGCCTGCTGATGGGCGAAAAACAGGGCAAAGAGTTCAAATTCGACACCTCGCTGATTACCCTTGATGTGGCCACGGGCGATCTGATGACGTTACAGGCGCTGAACGCGGGCCGCCTGCAACAGGCTGGCGCAGTAGACAGTACCTTTGTCAGCCGCGTTATCGCTTCTCAGCCGCTGAATTTGGGGCAGGGCATCTGGCTGAGCGACAGCACCGAAGGCAACCTGACCAGCGCCGTTGCGGTCAGTCGCGCCGCAGCGCCTTTTGACGTAGCGGGCGAAAAGGCCGCGTTACTGGTTACGGTCGCCGTTGCAGACGATCGGCCGCTGGACGTGCTGAACTACCTCAGCGACCTGCTGATTAAGCAGAAAGCCGAACGTCTGCTGAGCGCTGATGCCGCTGGCGTGCTGGCATTATTGACCAGTGAAGTCTCAGAGCAGGCAGATGTGCTGACCGAAGAGTTCACCATTCGTAACGAACATGGTCTGCACGCTCGTCCGGGCACCGCTCTGGTCAGCGTGATCAAACAGTATAACTGCGATATGACCGTAACGAATCTGGACGGCAGCGGTAAACCTGCCAACGGGCGCAGCCTGATGAAGGTTGTGGCGCTGGGCGTGAAAAAAGGCCACCGCCTGCGCTTTACCGCCAGCGGTGAAGATGCACGAGCCGCACTGGATGCGGTTGGGGAAGCGATCGCAGCCGGTCTGGGCGAGGGCGCATCATGA
- a CDS encoding YkgJ family cysteine cluster protein translates to MQCRSLCGACCTAPSISTPIPGMPDGKPANTPCIQLDDQQRCKIFASPLRPAVCAGLKPDAEMCRSNRSEAMIWLLELERQTAP, encoded by the coding sequence ATGCAGTGCCGTTCATTATGTGGTGCTTGCTGCACTGCGCCTTCTATCTCAACTCCCATTCCTGGCATGCCTGACGGTAAACCGGCAAATACGCCCTGTATTCAGCTGGACGACCAGCAGCGCTGTAAAATTTTTGCTTCACCTCTTCGGCCGGCTGTCTGTGCAGGCTTAAAGCCTGATGCGGAAATGTGTCGCAGTAACCGCAGCGAAGCGATGATCTGGCTGCTTGAGCTGGAAAGACAAACCGCACCCTAA
- the yeiP gene encoding elongation factor P-like protein YeiP, with translation MPRANEIKKGMAVNYNGKLLLVKDIDVQSPSARGASTLYKMRFTDIRTGLKVEERFKGDDIIEAISLSRRQVTFSYIDGDEYVFMDDEDYTPYVFKKEQIEEELLFIPEGGIPGIQVLTMDGQILALELPQTLDMEIVETTPGIKGASASARTKPATMSTGLVIQVPEYLSSGDKIRIHIPERRYMGRSE, from the coding sequence ATGCCAAGAGCTAACGAAATAAAAAAAGGTATGGCCGTAAATTATAACGGTAAACTGCTGTTAGTAAAAGATATTGACGTACAAAGCCCCAGCGCTCGCGGTGCGTCCACGCTCTATAAGATGCGCTTTACTGATATCCGCACCGGCCTTAAAGTCGAAGAACGTTTTAAAGGCGACGACATTATTGAGGCGATCTCGCTGAGCCGCCGTCAGGTAACGTTCTCTTATATCGATGGCGATGAATATGTCTTTATGGATGACGAAGACTATACCCCTTACGTGTTTAAAAAAGAGCAGATTGAAGAAGAACTGCTGTTTATTCCTGAAGGGGGAATTCCGGGCATTCAGGTACTGACAATGGATGGTCAGATTCTTGCGCTGGAACTGCCGCAAACGCTGGATATGGAAATTGTGGAAACCACACCGGGTATTAAAGGGGCTTCTGCCAGCGCCAGAACCAAGCCTGCGACGATGAGCACCGGTCTGGTTATTCAGGTGCCCGAGTATCTGAGCAGCGGCGACAAAATCCGCATCCATATTCCTGAACGCCGCTACATGGGCCGTTCTGAATAA